The Saprospiraceae bacterium genome includes the window AGCCGAGAATATCGCCGGGCATCAGGGTCACATTGTTTTCTGAGGCCCTTTCTATCATTTGTTCAAAGGTGTAATAAACGGTCTGGTAATTGCCTTCGCAAATGGTGACCCCATTGATGCGCGAAGCCATTTTGAGCTTCAGCCGGTCCATTTTTATCTTTGGTACGCTGATGGGGTCTTGGAAAACGTGCTCATCAAAAGGTACCCGGTACTGCTCCATTTCATCGGCAGTGACAATGCAGGGGCCAATGGCATTGGCGAAGTCCTTCCCTTTGTGGGGTCCAAGTGGTATTTCCATCTCTACTCGCTGAATAGCACGGGCTGTCCAATCATTAAAAACCGTATAACCAAAAATATAAGGTCGGGCTTCCTCTGCTTTGATGTCCTTTCCTCGCTTACCAATGATACAAGCGAGCTCAAGTTCTATATCCAACTTAGTTTCTTTGGCTGGCCGAAGGATTTCATCGCCTGGGCCATAAATACCGTGGTGATTGGTAAAGTAAAAAATGGGCATGTCGTACCAGGCAGGGCCGATCTGGTGCCCAAAGGAACGCGAAGCATTTTGCATATGCATCTCAAACCCGATGTA containing:
- a CDS encoding fumarylacetoacetate hydrolase family protein; translation: MKLITFLNKAQASRIGWLLDDQIVDMHLASARLPTDMLTFIDHHETYFEIIKDLGEVEPHYALSEVKLQAPLPNPRSFRDYIGFEMHMQNASRSFGHQIGPAWYDMPIFYFTNHHGIYGPGDEILRPAKETKLDIELELACIIGKRGKDIKAEEARPYIFGYTVFNDWTARAIQRVEMEIPLGPHKGKDFANAIGPCIVTADEMEQYRVPFDEHVFQDPISVPKIKMDRLKLKMASRINGVTICEGNYQTVYYTFEQMIERASENNVTLMPGDILGSGTVGWGSLIENNFSVHRPLEPGDVVELEIEGIGILSNKVI